TTTAGATGTTTTTGACTTTCAGctagtgaaaattttcaaaatacctttatttatattaactattaaaaaagtatataattttttatatattattatattaaattatttaaaacttattatataatatatttaattatatcgTCATCTGTACCGCTTTTAAAACATTACTCCTCCTTTTTCAACGATTCagattcaatatattttaaaatctaacGATTCTTCTTTGTGTTTTAAAGGGGATGTTTTTAGAATTTTCCGTTAATGACAGCACTCAGGGCATACATTAGCAATGTATAGTGcaatttttaggctaaataagATTGACCAAATTTGTCGGTTTCTATTGTGTAGGAGGTGTAGTGTTTTAGGGtttcatacattttcatattTCAGTAGGCATCCTATTATCAAACAGAACCTTTGGCAGAATGGGAGTCAGCAATATATTCAACCCTGCTTCACTTTGCTTGCTCAAATCCAACGTTCGACAAACTCAAAGGCGCATTCGCTCTTTTGAGGGAAATCAAAAGGGGCTCATCATGGCTACTTTCTCTTCATCGCCTTCCACGGTTCCGGTTGAGCATGTCAATCAGAAGTTGAGTGGTGACTCTTTTATTCGACCCCATTTGAGAAAATTGTCTCCTTATCAGCCCATTTTACCTTTTGAGGTAATTGGAAGAAACCCCATATCAGTCTTCTCCTTATTTAGTCCCCCATCTCTCTCGCTGCAGTGTTTGATTAAGTAACTATTTTAATATCTTGACGTGATTGATACATTATGGTTATTTCTTGCTGATTCATGTGGTCTGGCAACATACATGATTGATAcactattttaatatcattagCTTCCTATATGCCTCTCATGTTAATTAATTTGTTggtttttatttcttatttattgaGTCGGGTCTTTGTTTTCTAGGTTTTGTCAGCAAAACTGGGAAGAAAGCCTGAGGATATCATCAAATTAGATGCGAATGAAAATCCTTATGGCCCACCTCCGGAGGTCATTGGACTAATTACTTCCTTTTCTGTAGCCATAATGCAAGCATGAAAGAAGttcaaagaaaatttatttcgGTTGAATTTGATTTGTGCCTTTGTTCTGTACCAATTGCAGGCACCATTCTTGCAATTGAGTAATCCATTATCCCCTGATTACAAATTTCAGATTGTTTGTAGGTTCTTGAAGCTTTGGGGTCACTGAAATTCCCATACATCTACCCTGATCCTGAATCTCGTCAATTGCGTGCTGCCCTTGCTGAAGATTCGGGGATTGAATCTGATTATATTCTTGTTGGTTGTGGCTGTGATGAACTTATTGATCTGATAATGCGGTTAGAACCAGGAAACTTAGTTATCCAACCTAGCACATAGCTTCTACTCTCTGTGGCTTCAAGCATTATGAATTTCCAACTAGTTTCTCTTCTATTTTGGATTAATATTTTGTTGCAGATGCGTGCTTGATCCTGGGGACAAGATTGTTGACTGTCCTCCAACCTTCACAATGTATGAATTTGATGCTGGTGTTAACGGGGCACAAGTTATCAAAGGTAGAGAAATATCCTTTATACTAGTTTCACTGTCATAGACATCTTCTCTTGGAACTTCATAATTATCTTTGTTTGCGTCTTCGGCGTGGATTGTTGTTACAGCTCTGAGTTATGGATTGAGTCACCGGGCAATTCATAAGAAAATTGTTTAAGTTAGCAGGGCTTTTCCCCTTGTTTCTATTTATTCAATGCGAATGCCCTATGGTGAATGTGTGGGACACTTCAAAGGGAGCCTCATACCTTAGATTTGTTAGAGAGAGTCTTAAACctcttaaaattgaattaatctgACTTAATTTTAATGCTGCCTATCAGCCTCTTAAATAGAGGTTACATAGGTTTACTTGTTTTAACAGAGGACTTATAAGCCAAGGAAAATGAGGATTCTAAATAAGAATGATCCCTAAACCCTAATAACATAAAGGGACTTTTGAGTAAAGATCTCCTAAAGCTAATAtcattctaaaaataataattaacaaataatcattgACGTCTAGCCTTACTTCCCTCCTGGAAGTAGTACCAAATTAATCCATGAGTATTTAGAATTTATGcgctaaattatttaattattttccattCTGCTATAATACCCATAATCATGAACATATTAATATTCTGTGCAGTTCCAAGGAAGCCAGACTTCAGCTTGAACATAGAAGCAATTGCTGAGGCTGTTGAGCATGAAAAGCCAAAATGCATATTTCTTACTTCTCCAAATAATCCTGATGGAAGGTAAGTGTTTCCAACAGCTTTCCTTTTTTTAAATCTGAGGGACATGATCATTGTGTTGCATTCTATAAGAATGTTGTCTGATTGGCATTCATTTCTAGATGAAATATACTCTAAAAGGCACAAAGGGGGTGccatcctaaaccctaaattttacTGATCAAGAGTGACTGAAAATTGTTGGATGGAATCAATCTCTCTCATCCCTTTGAATTTGTTATACAtgactagacctgtccatgggtcaGGGCCGTCTGGCCGTCTGGCCCGCCCGAGAAGTgggagggtttggataaaaatataggcccgaaaaataggtTTGGGAAAAAGGggcccatttagaaaatgggccgggccttgGATAAGGCTTTTTTGGCCTGAACCCGGCCCAAATATGCCAAAAAaaatgcttcttttttttttttaaactgttttcttgctattttcttcttgtttcttttcaccattttgctaccattttactattatgttgctattgttttgttgttattgtttggatattgtataactcttgttatattgttaattttgttactattttaaaggCATCTGCTTGtgaagtatacatattttttttaacatttattttattttttttagtatttttgatgtattatattttttttaaaaataatataaaaaattaatatgggcggaatggtcttgggtaaaattttaagcccatttttcaggCTGGGCCTAACTTTTGGTTGGGCCCGGCCT
This window of the Gossypium hirsutum isolate 1008001.06 chromosome A09, Gossypium_hirsutum_v2.1, whole genome shotgun sequence genome carries:
- the LOC107889370 gene encoding histidinol-phosphate aminotransferase, chloroplastic gives rise to the protein MGVSNIFNPASLCLLKSNVRQTQRRIRSFEGNQKGLIMATFSSSPSTVPVEHVNQKLSGDSFIRPHLRKLSPYQPILPFEVLSAKLGRKPEDIIKLDANENPYGPPPEVLEALGSLKFPYIYPDPESRQLRAALAEDSGIESDYILVGCGCDELIDLIMRCVLDPGDKIVDCPPTFTMYEFDAGVNGAQVIKVPRKPDFSLNIEAIAEAVEHEKPKCIFLTSPNNPDGSIISDEVLLKILDMPILVVLDEAYIEFSGNESRMQWVKKHDNLIVLRTFSKRAGLAGLRVGYGSFPLSIIEYLWRAKQPYNVSVAAEVAACAALQNPKYLELVKDALIQERDRLFKLLKEIPFLNPYPSYSNFILCEVTSGMDAKKLKDDLSKMGVMVRHYNNKELKGYIRVTAGKPEQTDALMEGLSRLS